Proteins from one Homalodisca vitripennis isolate AUS2020 chromosome 3, UT_GWSS_2.1, whole genome shotgun sequence genomic window:
- the LOC124358210 gene encoding vesicular glutamate transporter 2.2-like, with protein sequence MIVGIVGLIWCAVWLTVVKDKPEDDPHISTEELKYLRENLDCGPNDFIPKHIIYPWGKFVTSMPVWAIVVAHTCMRWGFSIPDLDLQDFMRDIFDFEVAETGFVSFLPSLLMAVLMPVAGILADWLRNSEVLTTTQVLKVFNCGTFISQAILILLAGHLRSVFGVLLCQVMPIGLSAFARAAIR encoded by the exons ATGATTGTAGGTATAGTCGGGTTAATATGGTGTGCTGTTTGGTTGACTGTGGTGAAGGACAAACCGGAAGACGATCCTCACATCTCCACAGAGGAACTAAAGTACCTGAGAGAGAATCTTGATTGCGGACCTAATGACTTTATTCCTAAACAT ATTATATATCCTTGGGGCAAGTTCGTCACGTCAATGCCTGTATGGGCCATAGTTGTGGCTCACACCTGCATGAGATGGGGCTTCAGTATACCGGACTTGGATTTGCAGGACTTCATGAGAG ATATATTCGACTTCGAGGTAGCTGAAACCGGATTTGTGTCGTTCCTGCCATCTCTATTGATGGCTGTCCTGATGCCGGTCGCTGGAATATTGGCTGACTGGTTGAGGAACTCAGAAGTGCTCACTACCACACAA GTGCTGAAAGTTTTCAACTGCGGTACCTTCATAAGTCAGGCGATATTGATTTTGCTTGCAGGACACTTACGCTCCGTTTTCGGTGTGTTATTGTGTCAGGTAATGCCCATAGGGCTGTCAGCGTTTGCCAGGGCTGCCATCAGGTAA